One genomic segment of Paraburkholderia caffeinilytica includes these proteins:
- a CDS encoding pyridoxal phosphate-dependent aminotransferase encodes MPAVKPILKSNKLLNVCYDIRGPVLEHAKRLEEEGHRIIKLNIGNLAPFGFDAPDEIIQDMILNLPGSSGYSDSKGVFAARKAIMHYTQQKGVHGVELDDIYIGNGASELIVMALQGLLNDGDEVLLPAPDYPLWTAGVSLSGGTPVHYICDESNSWMPDLDDIRAKITPNTRALVVINPNNPTGALYSDELLLGLIEIARQHGLVIFADEVYDKIVYDGKKHTSVAALSEDVLTVTFNSLSKSYRSCGYRAGWMFISGLTGENRRNGKDYFEGLGILASMRLCPNVPGQYAIQTALGGYQSINDLIVPSGRLYKQRELAYDMLTAIPGVSCVKPEAALYMFPRLDPKIYPIQDDQQFILDLLLEERVLLVQGTGFNWKTPDHFRVVFLPNVDDLADSINRIARFLDGYRKRHTA; translated from the coding sequence GTGCCCGCCGTGAAACCGATTCTCAAATCCAACAAGTTGTTGAATGTCTGCTATGACATTCGCGGGCCCGTCCTCGAACATGCGAAGCGGCTCGAAGAAGAGGGCCACCGCATCATCAAGCTGAACATCGGCAATCTCGCGCCGTTCGGCTTCGACGCGCCGGATGAAATCATCCAGGACATGATCCTGAATCTGCCGGGCTCGTCCGGCTACTCGGATTCCAAGGGGGTGTTCGCCGCGCGCAAGGCGATCATGCATTACACCCAGCAAAAAGGCGTGCATGGCGTCGAGCTGGACGACATCTACATCGGCAACGGCGCCTCCGAGCTGATCGTGATGGCGCTGCAGGGCCTGCTGAACGACGGCGACGAAGTGTTGCTGCCCGCACCGGATTACCCGCTGTGGACCGCCGGCGTGAGCCTGTCGGGCGGTACGCCGGTGCACTACATCTGCGACGAATCGAACAGCTGGATGCCGGATCTGGACGACATTCGCGCGAAAATCACGCCGAATACGCGTGCGCTCGTCGTCATCAACCCGAACAACCCCACCGGCGCGCTGTATTCGGACGAGCTGCTGCTCGGCCTGATCGAGATCGCCCGCCAGCACGGCCTCGTGATCTTCGCCGACGAGGTCTACGACAAGATCGTCTACGACGGCAAGAAGCACACGTCGGTAGCCGCGCTCTCCGAAGACGTGCTCACCGTCACATTCAACAGTCTCTCGAAGAGCTACCGTTCGTGCGGCTACCGCGCCGGCTGGATGTTCATCTCGGGTCTGACCGGCGAGAACCGCCGCAACGGCAAAGACTATTTCGAAGGGCTCGGCATTCTGGCCTCGATGCGCCTGTGCCCGAACGTGCCCGGCCAGTACGCGATCCAGACCGCGCTCGGCGGCTATCAGAGCATCAACGACCTGATCGTGCCGAGCGGGCGCCTGTACAAACAGCGCGAACTCGCGTATGACATGCTGACGGCCATCCCCGGCGTGAGTTGCGTGAAGCCCGAGGCGGCGCTGTATATGTTCCCGCGCCTCGATCCGAAGATTTATCCGATCCAGGACGACCAGCAGTTCATCCTCGACCTTCTGCTGGAAGAGCGGGTGCTGCTGGTTCAAGGCACCGGCTTCAACTGGAAGACGCCGGATCACTTCCGCGTTGTGTTCCTGCCGAACGTGGACGATCTCGCGGATTCGATCAACCGGATCGCGCGCTTCCTCGACGGCTACCGCAAACGCCACACGGCTTGA
- a CDS encoding glycosyltransferase — protein sequence MSYSEHRAVAPEVSIIIPVYNEEAGLAALFARLYPALDALGTGYEVIFINDGSRDKSAALLAEQFRARPDTTRVILLNGNYGQHMAILAGFEQSRGEIVITLDADLQNPPEEIGKLVNKMREGYDYVGTIRLQRQDSLWRRKASRAMNRLRERITRIKMTDQGCMLRAYSRHIIDTINRCGEINTFIPALAYTFAQNPVEIEVAHEERFAGESKYSLYSLIRLNFDLVTGFSVVPLQWLSFIGVILSLGSAALFVLLLIRRFIIGAEVQGVFTLFAITFFLLGVIIFALGLLGEYIGRIYQQVRARPRYLVQTILEQRDGATVTEAPRQTVVQAVQAAPLIDQGPNP from the coding sequence ATGAGTTATTCGGAACATCGCGCCGTCGCACCGGAAGTGTCGATCATCATCCCGGTGTACAACGAGGAAGCCGGGCTGGCCGCGCTGTTCGCGCGCCTCTACCCGGCGCTCGACGCGCTCGGCACCGGCTATGAAGTGATCTTCATCAACGACGGCAGCCGCGACAAATCCGCCGCCCTGCTCGCCGAGCAGTTCCGCGCGCGGCCCGACACGACCCGTGTGATCCTGCTGAACGGCAACTACGGCCAGCACATGGCGATTCTGGCGGGCTTCGAGCAATCGCGCGGCGAGATCGTGATCACGCTCGACGCCGACCTGCAGAATCCGCCGGAAGAAATCGGCAAGCTGGTCAACAAGATGCGTGAAGGTTACGACTACGTCGGCACGATCCGTCTGCAACGCCAGGACAGCTTGTGGCGCCGCAAGGCGTCACGCGCGATGAACCGTCTGCGCGAGCGCATCACCCGCATCAAGATGACCGACCAGGGCTGCATGCTGCGCGCGTACAGCCGGCACATCATCGACACGATCAACCGCTGCGGCGAAATCAACACCTTCATTCCTGCGCTCGCTTACACCTTCGCGCAGAATCCGGTCGAGATCGAAGTCGCGCACGAGGAGCGTTTTGCCGGTGAATCCAAGTACTCGCTGTATTCGCTGATCCGCCTGAATTTCGACCTGGTCACCGGTTTCTCGGTGGTGCCGCTGCAATGGCTGTCGTTCATCGGCGTGATCCTGTCGCTCGGGTCCGCGGCGCTGTTCGTGCTGCTGCTGATTCGCCGCTTCATCATCGGCGCGGAAGTGCAAGGTGTGTTCACGCTGTTCGCTATCACCTTCTTCCTGCTCGGCGTGATCATCTTCGCGTTGGGCCTGCTGGGTGAATACATCGGCCGGATTTATCAGCAGGTGCGCGCGCGTCCGCGTTATCTGGTGCAGACGATTCTCGAGCAGCGCGACGGCGCCACCGTGACTGAAGCGCCGCGCCAGACGGTCGTGCAGGCCGTGCAGGCCGCGCCGCTGATCGATCAGGGCCCGAATCCATGA
- a CDS encoding glycosyltransferase family 39 protein — MNDTPTRLPLNRTTILLLVLALAVIWFVPLGWRHLLPSDEGRYAEMAREMFITGDWITPRYNGYKYFEKPPLQTWLNALTFAWFGIGEWQARLYTALTGFAGVLLIGFTGARVFNAATGVFAAIVLATSPYWNLMGHFNTLDMGLSFWMELTLSALLLAQRPNLPAASVRAWMWVCWGAMALAVLSKGLVGLILPGAVLVLYTLIARDWALWKRLHLIGGLIVFFAIVTPWFVLVQQRNPEFLNFFFIVQQFKRYLTPEQNRPGPFYYFVPVLLVGFLPWLSVTFQSVRHAWRLPRQPNGFAPVTLMLVWTAFIFLFFSASHSKLLSYTLPIAPPIALVIGMYLPLVTRDQLRRHLAGYALFLVVAAFAALFMSRFGNARNPAELYVEYRSWVLAALGVAFVLTLVALWLNRRSRAGVLGAVASFGAAWLLLGTIAGTGHDVFGRLSSGAPLAPAIKAEIAKLPADTPFYSVGVLDHTLPFYIDHTMIMVEHPDELAFGVSVEPQKWVPSVDAWIERWKAERYALALIPPPTYDRLLKEGLPMQVIARDPRRVVVVKPAAVDAPASGTSGAATQNTPAPDAPAAPAPVEKPQQ; from the coding sequence ATGAACGATACGCCGACAAGGCTACCGCTCAACCGCACCACAATCCTGCTGCTGGTGCTGGCCCTCGCCGTAATCTGGTTCGTGCCGCTCGGCTGGCGCCATCTGCTGCCGAGCGACGAAGGCCGCTACGCCGAAATGGCGCGCGAGATGTTCATCACCGGCGACTGGATCACGCCGCGCTACAACGGCTACAAGTATTTCGAAAAGCCGCCGCTGCAAACCTGGCTGAACGCGCTCACGTTCGCGTGGTTCGGGATCGGCGAATGGCAGGCGCGGCTCTACACCGCGCTGACGGGCTTCGCGGGCGTGCTGCTGATCGGTTTCACCGGCGCGCGCGTGTTCAATGCGGCGACCGGCGTGTTCGCGGCGATCGTGCTGGCCACGTCGCCCTACTGGAACCTGATGGGCCACTTCAACACGCTCGACATGGGCTTGTCGTTCTGGATGGAGCTGACGCTCTCCGCGCTGCTGCTGGCGCAGCGCCCCAACCTGCCGGCCGCCAGCGTGCGGGCATGGATGTGGGTGTGCTGGGGGGCGATGGCGCTGGCGGTGCTGTCCAAGGGCCTCGTCGGCCTGATCCTGCCGGGCGCCGTGCTGGTGCTGTACACCCTGATCGCACGCGACTGGGCCTTGTGGAAGCGCCTGCATCTGATCGGCGGCCTGATCGTGTTCTTCGCGATCGTGACGCCATGGTTCGTGCTGGTGCAGCAGCGCAACCCGGAATTCCTGAACTTCTTCTTCATCGTTCAACAGTTCAAGCGCTATCTGACGCCCGAACAGAACCGCCCGGGGCCGTTCTATTACTTCGTGCCGGTGCTGCTGGTCGGTTTCCTGCCGTGGTTGTCGGTGACCTTCCAGAGCGTGCGCCACGCGTGGCGCCTGCCGCGCCAGCCCAACGGCTTCGCGCCGGTCACGCTGATGCTGGTGTGGACCGCGTTCATCTTTCTGTTCTTCAGCGCGTCGCACTCGAAGCTGCTCTCCTACACGCTGCCGATCGCCCCGCCGATCGCCCTCGTCATCGGCATGTATCTGCCGCTCGTGACGCGTGACCAGCTGCGCCGCCATCTGGCCGGCTATGCGCTGTTTCTCGTCGTGGCCGCGTTTGCCGCGCTGTTCATGTCGCGCTTCGGCAACGCGCGCAACCCGGCCGAGCTGTATGTCGAATACCGCAGCTGGGTGCTGGCGGCCCTCGGCGTCGCCTTCGTGCTCACGCTGGTCGCGCTGTGGCTGAACCGTCGCAGCCGCGCCGGCGTGCTCGGTGCCGTCGCGAGCTTCGGCGCGGCATGGCTGCTGCTCGGCACGATTGCCGGCACGGGCCACGACGTGTTCGGCCGCCTGAGCTCCGGCGCGCCGCTCGCGCCCGCGATCAAGGCCGAGATCGCAAAGTTGCCGGCCGATACGCCGTTCTACTCGGTCGGCGTGCTCGACCATACGCTGCCGTTCTACATCGACCACACGATGATCATGGTCGAACACCCTGACGAGCTGGCGTTCGGCGTGTCCGTCGAACCGCAGAAATGGGTGCCGTCGGTCGACGCGTGGATCGAGCGCTGGAAAGCCGAGCGCTACGCACTCGCGCTGATCCCGCCGCCCACTTACGACAGGCTGCTCAAAGAGGGGCTGCCCATGCAGGTGATCGCGCGCGACCCGCGCCGGGTGGTGGTGGTGAAGCCCGCGGCGGTGGACGCGCCCGCATCCGGCACGTCCGGCGCTGCGACGCAAAACACACCGGCGCCTGACGCACCCGCGGCACCCGCGCCAGTGGAAAAACCACAACAATGA
- a CDS encoding formyltransferase — MKPRAVVFAYHNVGVRCLQVLLARGVDVALVVTHEDSPTENIWFGSVASVAAGHGIPVVTPADPKSPELRAAVSAARPDFIFSFYYRHMLPVDLLALAARGAYNMHGSLLPKYRGRVPTNWAVIHGETETGATLHEMAAKPDAGAIIAQTPVPILPDDTAAQVFDKVTVAAEQTLWRVLPALLAGEAPHLPNDLSHGSYYGGRKPEDGRIDWTQPAQHVYNLIRAVAPPYPGAFTDLGDLRFVIARARLASPGALRSDLPPGLHVGDNAVFAICGDGRAIAIHELRHQHDGNETVVTADEFAQLIQIPPQTPRYS; from the coding sequence ATGAAGCCGCGCGCCGTCGTATTCGCGTATCACAACGTCGGCGTGCGCTGCCTGCAAGTGCTGCTCGCACGCGGAGTAGACGTGGCGCTGGTCGTCACCCACGAAGACAGCCCGACCGAAAACATCTGGTTCGGCAGCGTCGCCTCTGTCGCGGCCGGGCACGGCATTCCCGTCGTCACGCCGGCCGATCCGAAAAGCCCGGAGCTGCGCGCCGCGGTGAGCGCCGCCCGCCCGGACTTCATCTTCTCGTTCTACTACCGCCACATGTTGCCGGTCGACCTGCTGGCGCTCGCCGCACGGGGCGCTTACAACATGCACGGCTCGCTGCTGCCGAAGTACCGCGGCCGCGTGCCGACCAACTGGGCGGTGATTCACGGCGAAACGGAAACCGGCGCGACGCTGCACGAAATGGCCGCCAAGCCCGATGCGGGCGCGATCATCGCGCAAACGCCGGTGCCGATCCTGCCCGACGACACCGCCGCGCAGGTGTTCGACAAGGTCACGGTGGCCGCCGAACAGACCCTGTGGCGCGTGCTCCCGGCGCTGCTCGCAGGCGAAGCGCCGCATCTGCCGAACGATCTGTCGCACGGCAGCTACTACGGCGGGCGCAAGCCGGAAGACGGCCGGATCGACTGGACGCAACCCGCGCAGCACGTCTACAACCTGATCCGCGCGGTCGCGCCGCCCTATCCCGGCGCGTTTACCGATCTCGGCGATCTGCGCTTCGTCATCGCCCGTGCGCGCCTGGCCTCGCCCGGCGCGCTTCGCTCGGATTTGCCGCCGGGCCTGCACGTAGGCGATAATGCCGTTTTCGCGATATGCGGCGACGGTCGCGCGATCGCCATCCACGAATTGCGGCATCAGCATGACGGCAACGAAACCGTGGTCACCGCTGACGAATTCGCCCAACTCATCCAAATTCCCCCCCAAACTCCCCGTTACTCATGA
- a CDS encoding homoserine dehydrogenase — translation MEPIKVGLLGFGTVGSGTFTVLRRNQEEIKRRAGRGIEIARIAVRNPAKATAALGSEAGTVALTDDFNAVVDDPSIDIVAEMIGGTGVARDLVLRAINNRKHVVTANKALLAVHGTEIFEAARANGVMVSFEAAVAGGIPIIKALREGLTANRIQYIAGIINGTTNYILSEMRDRGLDFATALKAAQELGYAEADPTFDIEGVDAAHKATIMSAIAFGVPVQFDKAYVEGISKLAAIDIKYAEELGYRIKLLGISRRTDKGIELRVHPTLIPEKRLLANVEGAMNAVVVHGDAVGSTLYYGKGAGAEPTASAVVADLVDVTRLHTADPEHRVPHLAFQPDSLSSTPILPIEEVTSGYYLRLRVADVTGVLADITRILADTGISIDALLQKESEQVDANGKGETDIILITHETVEKHVNAAIKTIEALKTVVSQVTKLRMEALN, via the coding sequence ATGGAACCGATCAAAGTTGGACTGCTGGGCTTCGGCACGGTAGGCAGCGGCACCTTCACGGTACTGCGCCGCAATCAGGAAGAAATCAAACGCCGCGCGGGCCGCGGCATCGAGATTGCGCGCATTGCCGTGCGCAATCCCGCCAAGGCGACCGCGGCGCTCGGCAGCGAAGCCGGCACCGTGGCGCTGACCGATGACTTCAACGCGGTGGTGGACGATCCGTCGATCGATATCGTGGCGGAAATGATCGGCGGCACGGGCGTGGCGCGCGACCTCGTCCTGCGCGCGATCAACAACCGCAAGCACGTGGTCACGGCCAACAAGGCGCTGCTCGCGGTGCACGGCACGGAGATTTTCGAAGCGGCGCGCGCCAACGGCGTGATGGTGTCGTTCGAAGCGGCGGTGGCGGGCGGCATTCCGATCATCAAGGCGCTGCGCGAAGGGCTCACGGCCAATCGCATCCAGTACATCGCCGGCATCATCAACGGCACGACGAACTACATCCTCTCGGAGATGCGCGACCGCGGGCTCGACTTCGCGACCGCGTTGAAGGCCGCGCAGGAACTGGGCTACGCCGAAGCCGATCCGACCTTTGACATCGAAGGCGTCGACGCCGCCCACAAGGCGACGATCATGAGCGCGATCGCGTTCGGCGTGCCGGTGCAGTTCGACAAGGCGTACGTCGAAGGCATCAGCAAGCTGGCGGCAATCGACATCAAATACGCTGAAGAACTCGGCTACCGCATCAAGCTGCTCGGCATCTCGCGCCGTACGGACAAGGGCATCGAATTGCGCGTGCATCCCACGCTGATTCCGGAAAAACGCCTGCTGGCGAACGTCGAAGGCGCGATGAACGCGGTCGTCGTGCACGGCGACGCGGTGGGCTCCACGCTGTACTACGGCAAGGGCGCGGGCGCGGAGCCGACGGCATCCGCTGTGGTGGCCGACCTGGTCGACGTGACGCGTCTACATACGGCGGACCCGGAGCATCGCGTGCCGCATCTGGCGTTCCAGCCGGACAGCCTGTCGAGCACGCCGATCCTGCCGATCGAAGAAGTGACGAGCGGCTACTACCTGCGTTTGCGTGTCGCGGACGTGACCGGCGTGCTGGCCGACATCACGCGCATTCTGGCGGATACGGGCATCTCGATCGACGCGCTGCTGCAGAAGGAATCGGAGCAGGTCGATGCGAACGGCAAGGGCGAAACCGACATCATCCTGATTACGCACGAAACGGTTGAAAAGCACGTCAACGCCGCGATCAAAACGATCGAAGCGCTGAAGACCGTTGTCTCGCAAGTCACGAAGCTGCGCATGGAAGCGCTGAACTAG
- a CDS encoding Mth938-like domain-containing protein — protein MKLHQDSSGALNTVTGYGAGYVEINLVRHVGSILLLPQAPVIPWPVSSFDDLSADHFAMLVDAAPEVVVFGSGDRLRFPHPRLTAALTAKRIGVETMDFKAACRTYNILMAEGRKVAAALLIEAQ, from the coding sequence TTGAAACTACATCAGGATTCCAGCGGCGCCCTCAACACCGTCACCGGTTATGGCGCCGGCTATGTCGAAATCAATCTGGTGCGCCACGTCGGCAGCATTCTCCTGCTGCCGCAAGCCCCCGTCATCCCTTGGCCCGTCTCCTCGTTCGACGACCTGAGCGCCGACCATTTCGCCATGCTGGTGGACGCCGCGCCCGAAGTGGTCGTGTTCGGCAGCGGCGACCGGCTGCGCTTCCCGCATCCGCGCCTGACCGCCGCGCTCACCGCCAAACGCATCGGCGTCGAAACGATGGACTTCAAGGCCGCCTGCCGCACCTACAACATTCTGATGGCCGAGGGCCGCAAGGTCGCGGCCGCACTGCTGATCGAAGCGCAGTGA
- a CDS encoding SMR family transporter, with translation MNPISLFCILAGVTLNAGAQLLLKAGTNAVGHFEFTRANILPIAFRLATQPPIIGGLACYVISVGVWVIGLSRVDVSIAYPMLSLGYVVNAFAAWYLFGEVMSVQKLVGIGVILIGVVVLARS, from the coding sequence ATGAACCCGATTTCCCTCTTTTGTATCCTCGCAGGCGTCACGTTGAACGCCGGCGCGCAGTTGCTGCTGAAAGCCGGAACGAATGCCGTTGGACACTTCGAATTCACCCGTGCGAACATCCTGCCCATCGCCTTTCGCCTCGCGACCCAGCCGCCGATCATCGGCGGCCTGGCCTGCTATGTGATCAGCGTGGGCGTATGGGTGATCGGGCTTTCGCGGGTGGACGTGTCGATTGCCTATCCGATGTTGTCGCTCGGATACGTCGTCAACGCGTTCGCGGCGTGGTATCTATTCGGCGAGGTGATGTCGGTACAGAAGCTGGTCGGGATCGGTGTCATCCTGATCGGCGTCGTCGTGCTGGCGCGCAGCTAG
- a CDS encoding DegT/DnrJ/EryC1/StrS family aminotransferase, producing the protein MSQSTVPFLPFVKPEIDEETIQGVADVLRSGWITTGPQNQKFEAALSEFCGGRPVRTFNSGTATLEIGLRIAGVGEGDEVITTPASWVATSNVVYEVGATPVFVDIDPVTRNIDLNLLEKAITPRTRAIIPVYLSGLPVDMGRLYEIARAHKLRVIEDAAQAFGSTWKGERIGKIGDMVSFSFHANKNLTSIEGGALVLNNEEEAILAQKYRLQGITRTGFDGMDCDVLGGKYNLTDVAARVGLGQLPHLERFLAQRKKLVRAYFAGLEGGAAVKLGIGLPFADFENSNWHMFQITLPLEKLSIDRAGFMGQLKERGIGSGVHYPAIHLFSLYRSKGFKEGMFPHAERFGATTVTLPLFTLMNEGDVERVCRAVNEICEQYGK; encoded by the coding sequence ATGAGCCAGTCAACAGTCCCGTTCCTGCCGTTTGTCAAACCTGAGATCGATGAAGAAACGATTCAGGGCGTCGCCGACGTGCTCCGCTCCGGCTGGATCACGACCGGCCCGCAGAACCAGAAGTTCGAAGCGGCGCTGTCCGAATTCTGCGGCGGCCGCCCCGTGCGCACGTTCAATTCCGGCACCGCGACGCTCGAAATCGGCCTGCGCATCGCCGGCGTGGGCGAAGGCGATGAAGTCATCACCACGCCCGCGTCGTGGGTCGCAACCAGCAACGTGGTCTACGAAGTCGGCGCGACGCCGGTATTCGTCGACATCGATCCGGTCACCCGCAACATCGACCTGAACCTGCTGGAAAAGGCCATCACGCCGCGCACCAGGGCGATCATTCCGGTGTACCTGTCGGGCCTGCCGGTCGACATGGGCCGGCTGTACGAAATTGCCCGCGCCCACAAGCTGCGCGTGATCGAAGACGCCGCGCAGGCGTTCGGTTCGACATGGAAAGGCGAGCGCATCGGCAAGATCGGCGATATGGTGTCGTTCAGCTTCCACGCGAACAAGAACCTGACCTCGATCGAAGGCGGCGCACTGGTGCTGAACAACGAGGAAGAAGCGATCCTCGCGCAGAAGTACCGCCTGCAAGGCATCACCCGCACCGGCTTCGACGGCATGGACTGCGACGTGCTGGGCGGCAAGTACAACCTGACGGACGTCGCCGCGCGCGTCGGCCTCGGTCAGCTGCCGCATCTGGAGCGCTTTCTCGCACAGCGCAAAAAGCTCGTACGCGCCTATTTCGCCGGACTCGAAGGCGGCGCGGCGGTCAAGCTGGGCATCGGCCTGCCGTTTGCCGACTTCGAAAACAGCAACTGGCACATGTTCCAGATCACGCTGCCGCTCGAGAAACTCTCGATCGACCGCGCGGGCTTCATGGGCCAGTTGAAGGAACGCGGCATCGGTTCGGGCGTGCATTACCCGGCGATTCACCTGTTCTCGCTGTACCGCTCGAAGGGCTTCAAGGAAGGCATGTTCCCGCACGCGGAGCGCTTCGGCGCCACCACCGTCACGCTGCCGCTGTTCACGCTGATGAACGAGGGCGACGTGGAGCGGGTCTGCCGCGCGGTCAATGAAATTTGCGAACAATACGGAAAATAA
- the thrC gene encoding threonine synthase: protein MNYLSTRGAGAGERHTFSDILLGGLAKDGGLYLPAEYPRVTADELARWRTLPYADLAFEILSKFSDDIPAEDLRALTRKTYTAETYCHVRDDESAAQITPLKTLGVENGAPLSLLELSNGPTLAFKDMAMQLIGNLFEYALARHGETLNILGATSGDTGSAAEYAMRGKKGISVFMLSPHRKMSAFQTAQMYSLQDPNIFNIAVEGVFDDAQDIVKAVSNDHAFKAKYKIGTVNSINWARVVAQVVYYFKGYFAATQSNDERVSFTVPSGNFGNVCAGHIARMMGLPIEKLVVATNENDVLDEFFRTGIYRVRKAAETYHTSSPSMDISKASNFERFVFDLLGRDPARVLQLFRDVEEKGGFDLAASGDFARVKEFGFVSGRSSHEDRLDVIRDVFERYDTMIDTHTADGLKVAREHLQAGIPMIVLETAQPIKFGETIREALQREPERPAAFSGLESLPQRFEVLPADVQRVKDFIVANTGE, encoded by the coding sequence ATGAACTACCTCTCTACGCGCGGCGCCGGAGCCGGCGAGCGCCATACGTTTTCCGACATTCTGCTGGGCGGTCTCGCCAAAGATGGCGGCCTGTACCTGCCGGCCGAATATCCGCGCGTCACGGCGGATGAACTGGCGCGCTGGCGCACGCTGCCGTACGCGGATCTCGCCTTCGAAATCCTGTCGAAATTCAGCGACGATATTCCCGCCGAGGACCTGCGCGCGCTGACGCGCAAGACCTACACGGCCGAGACGTACTGCCACGTGCGCGACGACGAAAGCGCCGCGCAGATCACGCCGTTGAAGACACTGGGCGTCGAGAACGGCGCGCCGCTGTCGCTGCTGGAACTGTCGAACGGTCCGACGCTCGCGTTCAAGGACATGGCGATGCAGCTGATCGGCAACCTGTTCGAGTACGCGCTGGCCAGACACGGCGAGACGCTGAACATTCTGGGCGCGACGTCGGGCGACACCGGCAGCGCGGCGGAATACGCGATGCGCGGCAAAAAGGGCATTAGCGTGTTCATGCTCTCGCCGCACAGGAAGATGAGCGCGTTCCAGACCGCGCAGATGTACAGCCTGCAGGACCCGAATATCTTCAATATCGCGGTCGAGGGCGTGTTCGACGACGCCCAGGACATCGTGAAGGCAGTCTCGAACGACCACGCGTTCAAGGCGAAGTACAAGATCGGCACGGTCAACTCGATCAACTGGGCGCGTGTGGTGGCGCAGGTCGTGTACTACTTCAAGGGCTACTTTGCCGCGACGCAGTCGAACGACGAGCGCGTGTCGTTCACGGTGCCGTCGGGCAATTTCGGCAATGTGTGCGCCGGTCACATCGCGCGCATGATGGGTTTGCCGATCGAGAAACTGGTGGTCGCGACGAACGAGAACGACGTGCTGGACGAGTTCTTCCGCACGGGTATTTACCGTGTGCGCAAGGCGGCTGAGACGTACCACACGAGCAGCCCGAGCATGGACATTTCGAAGGCATCGAACTTCGAGCGTTTCGTGTTCGACCTGCTGGGCCGCGATCCGGCGCGCGTGCTGCAACTGTTCCGCGACGTCGAAGAGAAGGGCGGTTTCGACCTCGCGGCGAGCGGCGATTTTGCACGCGTGAAGGAATTCGGTTTCGTGTCGGGCCGCAGCAGCCACGAGGACCGTCTGGACGTGATCCGCGACGTTTTCGAGCGTTACGACACGATGATCGACACGCACACGGCAGACGGTCTGAAGGTGGCGCGCGAGCATTTGCAGGCAGGCATCCCGATGATCGTGCTGGAGACGGCGCAACCGATCAAGTTCGGCGAAACGATCCGCGAAGCGTTGCAGCGCGAACCGGAACGCCCGGCCGCGTTCTCGGGCCTGGAATCATTGCCGCAACGATTCGAAGTGCTGCCGGCGGACGTCCAGCGTGTGAAGGACTTTATCGTCGCGAACACCGGCGAATAA